In a genomic window of Nodosilinea sp. E11:
- a CDS encoding inositol monophosphatase family protein, protein MLPTSTPKDILAALLPYLKTAGAYAQQIQAQIAAQPDKGGKGDNFFASALSDADLSIQTMMEVVLLGLFPQMRFYGEEHEQTYNTKYFRAIDLGPAGDYLITLDPIDGTQFYLDGHSNYQIILGILNADEYEAAIAITPSQGIYYYSLRGQGTFKGTLDQSLEECTPIAVKDNHPAICLGWQMGALVPQLSDRYQVYHTKADYSKETQIPNFNGLLSGDLAGAVLAKGQFIDGAALAFMAQEMGYIVTTFTGDPPPPLHTCSHYLRPGMVIGCSKVVHGDLLAAVTAARVARA, encoded by the coding sequence ATGCTGCCAACCTCTACCCCCAAAGACATTCTTGCGGCGCTGCTGCCCTATCTCAAAACCGCCGGGGCCTACGCTCAGCAGATCCAAGCCCAGATCGCAGCCCAGCCCGACAAAGGCGGCAAGGGCGACAACTTTTTTGCCTCGGCCCTCAGCGACGCCGATCTGTCGATCCAAACCATGATGGAGGTAGTGCTGCTGGGGCTGTTTCCCCAGATGCGCTTCTATGGTGAAGAGCACGAGCAAACCTATAACACGAAGTATTTTCGGGCCATTGACTTGGGGCCAGCGGGTGACTACCTGATTACCCTTGACCCGATCGACGGCACTCAGTTTTACCTCGATGGTCACTCCAACTACCAGATTATTTTGGGCATTCTCAATGCCGATGAGTATGAGGCGGCGATCGCCATCACCCCCAGCCAGGGCATCTACTACTACAGCCTGCGGGGCCAAGGCACCTTCAAAGGCACTCTCGACCAATCGCTGGAGGAATGTACCCCGATCGCGGTCAAGGACAACCATCCGGCTATTTGCCTAGGTTGGCAGATGGGGGCCTTGGTACCGCAGCTGAGCGATCGCTACCAGGTCTACCACACCAAAGCCGACTACTCTAAAGAAACTCAGATTCCCAACTTTAACGGGTTGCTCAGCGGCGATCTGGCCGGGGCGGTGTTGGCCAAAGGGCAGTTTATCGACGGGGCCGCGCTGGCTTTTATGGCCCAGGAAATGGGCTACATTGTCACCACCTTCACCGGCGATCCGCCGCCACCGCTACACACCTGTAGCCACTACCTCCGCCCCGGCATGGTCATTGGTTGCTCAAAGGTGGTGCATGGCGATCTGCTGGCGGCTGTTACCGCCGCTCGGGTGGCGAGGGCTTGA
- a CDS encoding NAD(+) kinase, which translates to MPKVGIIYNDVKPVARQIALEWEEKLTGRGYTVILATGMGGILGYSHPDRPVCHTPLDSLVPPNFDADMEFAVVLGGDGTVLSAFRQIAPIGVPLLTVNTGHMGFLTEAYLNQLPQAMEQVLAGDYEIEDRGMLAVRLLHGGELVWEALCLNEMVLHREPLTSMCHFEVAIGCHSPVDIAADGIIVSTPTGSTAYSLSAGGPVIAPGVSVTQLIPICPHSLASRGLVFPDREQMVIRSANPDPLVLIVDGNAGCYVMTKDEVSACRAPYPAKFIRLKPPEFFTVLREKLGWGLPHIAKPTSVELP; encoded by the coding sequence GTGCCCAAGGTTGGCATTATCTACAACGACGTTAAGCCCGTAGCCCGCCAGATCGCCCTCGAATGGGAGGAAAAGCTGACTGGCCGAGGCTACACCGTGATCCTGGCCACGGGGATGGGCGGCATTTTGGGCTATTCTCACCCCGATCGCCCGGTTTGTCATACTCCCCTCGACAGTTTGGTGCCGCCCAACTTCGACGCCGACATGGAGTTTGCGGTGGTGCTGGGGGGCGATGGTACCGTGCTGTCAGCCTTTCGGCAGATTGCCCCCATTGGGGTACCGCTGCTGACGGTCAACACAGGCCATATGGGCTTTTTGACCGAGGCCTACCTCAACCAGCTGCCCCAGGCGATGGAGCAGGTGCTAGCAGGCGACTACGAAATTGAAGATCGCGGCATGCTGGCGGTGCGGCTGCTCCACGGCGGCGAACTGGTGTGGGAGGCGCTCTGCCTGAATGAAATGGTGCTGCACCGCGAGCCCTTAACCAGCATGTGCCACTTTGAGGTGGCGATCGGCTGCCACTCTCCGGTCGATATCGCCGCCGATGGCATTATTGTGTCAACCCCCACCGGCTCAACGGCTTATTCGCTCTCGGCGGGGGGGCCGGTGATCGCCCCTGGGGTGTCGGTGACACAGCTGATCCCAATTTGTCCCCACTCGCTGGCATCGCGGGGGTTGGTGTTTCCCGACCGGGAGCAAATGGTGATTCGCTCGGCTAACCCGGACCCCCTAGTGCTAATTGTGGACGGCAACGCGGGCTGCTACGTGATGACCAAGGATGAAGTCAGCGCCTGCCGCGCGCCCTACCCGGCTAAGTTCATTCGCCTCAAGCCGCCGGAGTTCTTTACGGTGCTACGGGAAAAGCTGGGCTGGGGATTGCCGCATATTGCTAAGCCGACGTCGGTGGAGCTGCCGTAG
- a CDS encoding DUF3146 family protein, with the protein MYCVAFTAVTRRHSETTAYVRITHQSWSQGRIEGEVRASTYEWQFQWRFRQGNLRVEPSLGRALICEPLSRFLERFDYQLEPGGDYSFTIRAKL; encoded by the coding sequence ATGTATTGCGTTGCTTTTACTGCTGTGACCCGCCGCCACTCTGAGACTACCGCCTACGTTCGCATCACTCACCAGTCGTGGAGCCAGGGCCGCATTGAGGGCGAAGTGCGGGCCAGTACCTACGAGTGGCAGTTTCAGTGGCGCTTTCGCCAGGGCAACCTGCGGGTAGAGCCGTCGCTGGGCCGGGCGCTCATCTGCGAACCCCTCAGCCGCTTTCTCGAACGCTTTGATTACCAGCTCGAACCCGGCGGCGACTACTCGTTTACGATTCGAGCCAAGCTGTAG
- a CDS encoding restriction endonuclease translates to MAIPDYQSIMLPLMRMAADGQEYSLREAIEKLAQYFNLDDEERQEMLPSGRQATFDNRVGWARTYLKKAVLLKSTRRGYFQITPKGQAVLQKKLSKIDVKFLDQFPEFTEFRKSKREQSEVEDSTVSVQEKTPEENLESIIQDLVQDLASELLDNIKNCSPSFFETLVVDVLVGMGYGGTRQDAGRTVGRSGDGGIDGIINEDRLGLDVIYVQAKRWENPVGRPEIQKFAGALQGFRARKGIFITSSSFTAEAKDFVSRIENKIILIDGQALAQYMIEFDIGVNTRKTYELKKIDFDYFTE, encoded by the coding sequence GTGGCTATACCTGATTACCAATCCATCATGCTTCCGCTTATGCGGATGGCTGCTGACGGGCAGGAGTATTCGCTCAGAGAAGCCATCGAGAAGCTTGCTCAATATTTCAATCTCGACGATGAAGAGCGGCAGGAAATGTTGCCCAGTGGCCGTCAGGCTACGTTTGACAATCGTGTTGGATGGGCAAGAACATATTTAAAGAAAGCTGTCCTTCTGAAGTCAACTCGTCGAGGATATTTTCAAATCACTCCCAAAGGTCAGGCCGTTCTTCAAAAGAAACTATCTAAAATTGACGTTAAATTTCTAGATCAATTTCCTGAATTTACTGAGTTCAGAAAATCTAAGAGGGAGCAATCTGAAGTAGAGGATTCAACTGTATCAGTTCAAGAAAAGACCCCAGAGGAGAATCTAGAGTCAATTATCCAAGATTTAGTTCAGGATTTAGCATCTGAGTTATTAGATAATATTAAAAACTGCTCTCCTAGTTTTTTTGAGACTCTTGTAGTCGATGTTTTGGTAGGTATGGGCTATGGGGGGACTCGTCAAGATGCTGGTAGAACCGTAGGCCGAAGCGGCGACGGTGGAATTGATGGAATCATTAATGAAGATCGTTTGGGTCTAGATGTTATCTACGTGCAGGCAAAGCGGTGGGAAAATCCAGTTGGACGTCCTGAAATTCAGAAATTTGCAGGTGCGCTACAAGGCTTTAGAGCTAGAAAAGGCATTTTTATAACATCCTCCTCCTTCACGGCTGAAGCCAAGGATTTTGTTTCTCGAATTGAAAACAAAATTATTCTCATTGATGGGCAAGCTCTAGCCCAATACATGATTGAGTTTGACATAGGGGTAAATACTCGAAAAACCTATGAGCTTAAGAAGATAGACTTTGATTACTTTACGGAGTAA
- a CDS encoding helix-turn-helix transcriptional regulator — protein MGQAGKALRQVLETYGISQNQVAVKMGIGRSNVYRWVNEVRDPGAEMVLQLRDALQEINPDASAEFVRLYLNKIQ, from the coding sequence ATGGGACAGGCAGGTAAAGCACTACGGCAGGTATTGGAGACCTACGGCATTAGCCAAAACCAGGTGGCCGTAAAAATGGGCATCGGACGATCGAACGTTTATCGCTGGGTCAATGAGGTGCGCGATCCCGGAGCTGAGATGGTTTTGCAGCTCCGGGATGCTTTGCAGGAGATTAACCCAGATGCGTCAGCCGAGTTTGTGAGACTATATCTGAATAAAATTCAATAA
- a CDS encoding resolvase — protein MGLDRALRYQQVIAADAVIDEIVALRQQFPISMIVLGDQTASQGWKDTLSQLPDPPRIMLVDERYTTLEARDRYWQMYPSSGLAGLIPQSLRKISRPIDDIVAILLIERYLNRLTGE, from the coding sequence ATGGGGCTAGACCGAGCGTTGCGCTATCAGCAGGTTATCGCTGCCGATGCGGTCATCGATGAGATCGTTGCCCTACGCCAGCAGTTTCCAATTTCAATGATTGTGCTAGGCGACCAAACTGCCTCCCAGGGATGGAAAGATACCCTCAGCCAGCTCCCCGACCCGCCGCGCATCATGCTGGTCGATGAGCGCTATACAACGCTGGAAGCCCGCGATCGCTACTGGCAGATGTATCCGTCTTCTGGGTTGGCGGGGTTGATTCCTCAGTCACTACGCAAAATCTCTCGCCCCATTGACGACATTGTGGCGATCTTGCTGATCGAACGCTATTTGAACCGCCTGACGGGCGAGTAA